The proteins below come from a single Pseudomonadota bacterium genomic window:
- the vsr gene encoding DNA mismatch endonuclease Vsr: protein MADRITPAERSAVMQRIRKTDTRPEIVVRRAAYALGFRFRLHRRDLPGTPDLCFPGLSKVIFVHGCFWHLHARCRLARPPKSRLDYWLPKLERNIERDRTAIAALRRLGWKTLVIWECETRKPELFERKLRMFLGRWPAASARPAPRSGVRLVRAS, encoded by the coding sequence ATGGCTGACCGAATTACCCCCGCAGAGCGCAGCGCCGTCATGCAGCGCATCCGAAAGACCGATACGCGACCGGAAATCGTCGTCCGACGAGCTGCTTACGCCTTGGGCTTTCGCTTTCGGCTCCATCGCCGCGATTTGCCGGGAACTCCTGACCTCTGCTTTCCGGGCCTGAGCAAAGTGATCTTCGTCCATGGCTGCTTTTGGCACCTGCACGCGCGATGTCGCTTGGCGCGCCCGCCAAAATCTCGGCTCGACTATTGGCTGCCGAAGCTTGAGCGAAACATTGAGCGTGATCGTACGGCGATCGCTGCCTTGCGTCGGCTGGGCTGGAAAACGCTCGTCATCTGGGAATGCGAAACGCGCAAGCCAGAGCTATTCGAGCGGAAGCTCCGCATGTTTCTCGGCCGGTGGCCGGCGGCGAGCGCCCGGCCCGCGCCCCGTTCCGGGGTGCGCTTGGTGCGTGCCTCGTAG
- a CDS encoding PAS domain-containing protein — protein sequence MVFHDGNRVPWQIVAVMALPSVAVLLALGFADPRILAAAAGLWLIAIAVLARLAIGHYRRLVGLARLAEEVARIAGPLPPADDAGLTRRTAQILARLEERLGARIAALEALAQARQRIFDSVPDPLLLLGPGRVVVDANAAARELFGPRVIERNLVEVLRQPAVLAAAEATLAEGIGRMVEITLPAPVDLNFSIRISPLPGTGGGQLLVLLHDVTGLKRLERMRADFVANASHELRTPLTTLIGFVETLRGPAKDDVAARERFLEIMHEQSQRMARLVGDLLSLSRIEVREHTPPTDIIVLGELLPAVKATLDIQAAKRGMTIGLEFAGALPPIAGDADELTQVFQNLIDNALKYGKVGAELRIVAEPAKEPPPSYPPGGPAAVSIAVIDQGEGIPREHLARLTERFYRVDAARSRAMGGTGLGLAIVKHIVNHHRGALTIDSTIGRGSTFTVFLPVATQAMAAAQHPMLRTGSGAA from the coding sequence ATGGTCTTTCACGACGGCAATCGCGTGCCATGGCAAATCGTGGCGGTCATGGCTCTGCCCAGCGTGGCGGTGCTGCTGGCGCTCGGCTTCGCCGATCCCCGCATCCTGGCGGCGGCGGCCGGTCTCTGGCTCATTGCCATCGCCGTGCTCGCCCGGCTCGCGATCGGGCATTATCGCCGGCTCGTAGGGCTGGCGCGGCTGGCCGAGGAGGTCGCCCGCATCGCCGGTCCGCTGCCGCCTGCCGACGATGCCGGGCTCACCCGGCGCACCGCCCAAATCCTGGCGCGCCTGGAGGAGCGCCTCGGCGCCCGGATCGCCGCCTTGGAGGCGCTCGCCCAGGCCAGGCAGAGGATCTTCGACAGCGTCCCCGATCCCCTGCTGCTGCTCGGTCCCGGCCGCGTCGTCGTCGATGCGAACGCCGCCGCCCGCGAGCTCTTCGGTCCGCGCGTGATCGAGCGCAACCTGGTCGAGGTCTTGCGTCAGCCCGCCGTGCTCGCCGCCGCCGAAGCGACCTTGGCCGAGGGTATCGGCCGCATGGTCGAGATCACGCTGCCGGCGCCGGTGGACCTCAACTTCAGCATCCGGATCTCGCCCTTGCCGGGAACCGGCGGCGGCCAGCTTCTGGTCCTGCTGCACGATGTCACCGGCTTGAAGCGGCTGGAGCGCATGCGCGCCGATTTCGTCGCCAATGCCAGCCACGAGCTGCGCACGCCCTTGACCACGCTCATCGGCTTCGTGGAGACGCTCCGCGGTCCGGCGAAGGACGACGTCGCCGCGCGCGAGCGCTTCCTCGAGATCATGCATGAGCAGAGCCAGCGCATGGCCCGCCTGGTGGGCGATCTTTTGTCCTTGTCGCGGATCGAAGTGCGCGAGCACACCCCGCCGACCGATATCATCGTTCTGGGCGAGCTGCTGCCGGCGGTCAAAGCCACGCTCGACATCCAGGCGGCCAAGCGCGGCATGACCATCGGGCTCGAGTTCGCCGGCGCCTTGCCACCGATCGCGGGCGATGCGGACGAGCTCACCCAGGTGTTCCAGAACCTGATCGACAATGCGCTGAAATACGGCAAGGTCGGAGCGGAGCTGAGGATCGTGGCGGAGCCGGCGAAGGAGCCGCCGCCGAGCTATCCGCCGGGCGGACCCGCCGCGGTATCGATCGCGGTCATCGATCAGGGCGAAGGCATTCCCCGCGAGCATCTGGCGCGGCTGACCGAGCGGTTCTACCGGGTCGATGCCGCCCGCTCCCGGGCGATGGGCGGCACCGGACTCGGGCTGGCGATCGTCAAGCACATCGTCAACCACCATCGCGGCGCGCTCACCATCGACAGCACCATCGGGCGCGGCAGCACCTTCACGGTGTTTCTGCCGGTCGCCACCCAGGCCATGGCCGCCGCCCAGCACCCGATGCTGCGGACGGGGAGCGGGGCTGCGTGA
- a CDS encoding DNA cytosine methyltransferase — protein sequence MTDLKAISLYSGAGGLDYGFEAAGIGTAVALEVDPDCCATLRRNRPWPIIADDIADVPTERLLSVAGLKAGEADLLIGGPPCQPFSKSGYWASGDSGRLLDPRASTLGAFLRVLREAQPRAFLLENVEGLGYRGKTEGLSLIQETIAAINNVCGSSYRPSVAVLNAADYGVPQMRRRLFVVAGRDGAHFRFPQPTHADRSSDFQMDSFQPHITAWDALHDLPGSSNEDLGMKGRWADLLPSIPEGQNYLWHTDRMGGLPLFGWRRRFWSFLLKLAKDRPAWTLQAQPGPATGPFHWSNRRLSVREMCRLQTFPNDIEIVGTYGSAQRQIGNAVPSLLAEVLGREIRRQLLASPAATGSVQLAIDPARIPVPPAEPVAQVPAKYLALRGTHQAHPGTGRGPGARRRPPAEKHAELPLE from the coding sequence ATGACAGACCTCAAGGCAATTAGCCTCTATTCCGGGGCGGGTGGTCTCGACTATGGATTTGAGGCCGCCGGAATCGGTACTGCGGTTGCGCTAGAGGTCGATCCTGACTGTTGCGCGACGCTTCGGCGCAATCGTCCCTGGCCCATCATCGCCGACGACATTGCCGACGTGCCGACGGAACGCCTTCTCTCGGTTGCTGGGCTCAAGGCTGGCGAGGCCGACCTGCTGATAGGCGGGCCGCCATGCCAGCCCTTCTCAAAGTCGGGATACTGGGCCTCAGGGGATTCGGGACGCCTTCTCGACCCTCGTGCGTCCACTCTCGGCGCGTTCCTCCGCGTACTGCGTGAGGCTCAGCCGCGCGCGTTCCTTCTGGAGAATGTAGAAGGCCTTGGGTATCGCGGTAAGACGGAGGGGCTGTCGCTCATTCAAGAAACCATTGCAGCCATCAATAACGTTTGCGGATCCAGCTATCGTCCGAGCGTTGCTGTCCTAAATGCCGCTGACTATGGCGTGCCTCAGATGAGACGACGCCTCTTTGTCGTTGCCGGGAGAGATGGCGCTCATTTCAGATTTCCGCAACCAACCCACGCGGACCGGTCCAGCGACTTCCAGATGGATTCGTTCCAGCCGCATATCACCGCATGGGATGCTCTTCATGACCTGCCCGGCTCTTCGAACGAGGATCTTGGAATGAAGGGCCGATGGGCAGATCTGCTGCCGTCGATCCCTGAGGGCCAAAACTATCTCTGGCATACCGACAGGATGGGGGGCTTGCCATTGTTTGGCTGGCGCCGCCGCTTCTGGTCGTTCCTCCTAAAGCTCGCCAAGGATCGCCCTGCCTGGACATTGCAGGCGCAGCCAGGGCCTGCGACAGGTCCATTCCACTGGTCCAACCGTAGGCTTAGCGTTCGCGAGATGTGCCGCCTACAAACGTTTCCCAACGATATCGAGATAGTTGGAACCTATGGATCTGCGCAGCGGCAGATAGGCAATGCGGTCCCATCGCTTCTTGCGGAGGTCCTTGGTCGTGAGATCAGACGGCAGCTCCTTGCTAGCCCAGCCGCCACCGGCTCGGTTCAGCTCGCGATTGATCCCGCAAGAATCCCGGTGCCGCCGGCTGAGCCTGTAGCGCAAGTGCCCGCTAAGTACCTCGCGCTACGAGGCACGCACCAAGCGCACCCCGGAACGGGGCGCGGGCCGGGCGCTCGCCGCCGGCCACCGGCCGAGAAACATGCGGAGCTTCCGCTCGAATAG